Proteins from one Sabethes cyaneus chromosome 2, idSabCyanKW18_F2, whole genome shotgun sequence genomic window:
- the LOC128736014 gene encoding inactive rhomboid protein 1-like produces MSRSRRSSFGHTHYQHQFTVTSTINYGDGLSDNGTSVSQNDAPSPSRFSESSYSNLGTRLTAFATPNTESYRNEENLRPCCMAAAAAAAAATAAPSSATTSSGDRYSTNSAPTSIIAYPDNRNAPHHRSMSPSSRTRYPVPERFRDPPTPKTDQYGKYLINNPPLMTNSDSYSYLTSTVHTPVKRYIPTPPPPEKYHQQELGIGPTLMAGLIASKGGINIINQAASRVSSVSTLPYRLKVEPKNSQVQSLTEDSTDHYATPPRAKPVKCQQPLCTFNQTATLGRQSRQLCPTTPDYSMLRTPTPVSIMSEPLAPNLTDEENCFHCSTLRRATGVHQTTQTSGPISPQPLSISSVSMSEMERQSPLSPPSIVSHTSYSHQHPLLTPREDGRNSSSLIISQSHTLNSSCSNPSIIIQYQQQHIQHQPIQQQPLYQQLQQLQQQQVQQQQQSLPLQQISAPRLQADSTPSTLQRNTQPSRARLSHKQRIKEYLRRSTSQFFGVDQLNEDYEQQKWEDRQKRLAVRRFGPLKEDVVGPRVNEVHADMLTEHSDRPDVLPAQSQDEPETEQNRRQRFNPYYRHDGTEGYHVERKPTVSQMIGNGFVFVVQSLRNRASRKQKQWSRSFAPAHVALNNDDNDMCDGLTPIHDDELFFDIPTVSNQQQIENDLEADNSRQIYVVDANRATISNGWRTRSAEMQVQQQQRPPRPRNALYQYYGQRIMTHILDSVLDNSRRLSHHNIKLLRPNSLDDRYDHRPFFTYWVNTTQVLVLLLMMLCYGIGPIGIGYEQKSAQVLVTSLSLQTVQHYEQRNVWIGPRGEDLVHVGAKYAACMRRDTKVMELISKTRKQERETACCIRNDDSGCVQSSQADCSVRGLWPTTISTWKKWSPGDSGPGGRISGSVCGLDPKYCEAPASIAPHEWPDDITKWPICRKNNQVSQKFRFKDHTAEHMVCEVIGHPCCVGISGECRITTREYCDFVRGYFHEEASLCSQVSCLNDVCGMYPFIATDIPDQFYRLFTSLYLHAGIMHVVLTFAFQHILLSDLERLLGSLRTAILYIGSGIAGNLSSAIFTPYRPEVGPLPSLAGTLSSLLTLLILCHWRGLKRPHLALLKLIVIGVLVFGMGTLPWQQNFTGLVAGLLFGMTFTLALTPYVHVRRYSRKRKINLIWTCFVLQFVLYAFMFLAFYLFSTPFSLNFVDGNQIASVTDNGGLHDHFNPYDTFNYFNTKNSDSTGSPGSGSGTGGGSAGGSGRGEGAGRYGNGGGAISMSGGTIKNINPKYNNIHSSSSIGAGAGGGGGSTNLNARPNSHTHKLVAICEKGQCNPRPNA; encoded by the exons ATGAGTAGAAGCCGTCGTTCTTCATTCGGGCATACCCACTATCAGCATCAGTTTACTGTTACTTCAACTATCAACTACGGCGACGGGTTGAGTGATAATGGAACCAGTGTTTCGCAAAATGATGCTCCATCCCCATCCCGGTTTAGTGAATCGTCCTATTCGAACCTCGGAACGCGTTTGACCGCTTTTGCCACACCTAATACTGAAAGCTATCGAAATGAAGAAAATTTGCGGCCTTGCTGCAtggcagcagctgctgctgcggcGGCAGCCACGGCAGCACCATCTTCTGCAACAACATCGTCGGGCGATCGATATTCGACTAACTCTGCTCCCACATCTATTATCGCTTATCCTGATAACAGAAATGCTCCCCATCATCGTTCGATGTCACCTAGTTCCCGAACACGTTACCCGGTCCCGGAACGGTTTCGTGATCCTCCAACTCCAAAAACTGACCAATATGGAAAATATTTGATAAACAATCCTCCCCTGATGACCAACTCGGATAGCTACAGTTATTTAACTTCCACTGTACATACACCTGTTAAGCGTTATATTCCGACGCCACCACCCCCGGAGAAGTATCACCAGCAGGAATTGGGAATAGGACCGACACTGATGGCCGGATTAATCGCATCGAAAGGAGGAATCAATATAATAAATCAAGCTGCTTCAAGAGTTTCATCTGTAAGTACTCTTCCCTACCGTTTGAAAGTGGAACCAAAGAATTCGCAAGTTCAAAGTCTAACCGAAGACTCGACAGACCACTATGCAACTCCACCTCGCGCTAAGCCCGTTAAATGCCAACAACCGCTTTGTACGTTTAACCAAACAGCTACGCTTGGGCGGCAATCGCGCCAGCTGTGCCCCACTACCCCCGACTATTCCATGCTACGTACACCCACTCCTGTTAGTATAATGAGCGAACCGCTGGCACCGAATTTGACCGACGAGGAAAACTGCTTCCACTGTAGTACCCTACGGCGAGCCACCGGAGTGCACCAGACCACCCAAACCTCCGGTCCAATCAGTCCGCAACCGCTGTCCATTTCTTCAGTGTCCATGTCGGAGATGGAACGTCAATCTCCGTTAAGCCCACCGTCTATAGTGTCGCATACTTCCTATTCCCATCAGCATCCTCTGCTAACTCCGCGTGAGGACGGTCGAAACTCGTCCTCTCTGATCATTTCCCAATCGCATACACTGAACAGCTCCTGTAGCAACCCATCCATCATTATCCAGTATCAACAGCAACATATACAGCACCAGCCGATACAACAGCAGCCTCTTTATCAACAGCTCCAGCAGCTACAGCAACAGCAggtacaacaacagcaacaatcgCTACCGCTCCAGCAAATATCGGCCCCCAGACTTCAGGCGGACTCGACACCTTCTACGCTCCAACGCAATACACAACCCAGCCGAGCACGTCTATCGCACAAGCAACGGATCAAGGAGTATCTGCGCCGCAGCACTTCTCAGTTCTTCGGCGTTGATCAGTTGAACGAAGATTACGAGCAGCAAAAATGGGAGGATCGACAGAAGCGGCTTGCAGTTCGTCGATTCGGCCCGTTGAAAGAAGACGTCGTTGGCCCTCGGGTAAACGAGGTACACGCCGACATGCTAACCGAGCACAGCGATCGGCCCGACGTACTGCCGGCTCAGAGCCAAGATGAACCAGAAACAGAACAGAACCGTCGCCAAAGGTTCAATCCATATTATCGGCATGATGGAACCGAGGGATATCATGTTGAGCGGAAACCGACAGTTTCGCAGATGATTGGCAATGGGTTCGTGTTTGTTGTACAAAGCTTGCGGAATCGAGCTTCCCGAAAGCAGAAGCAGTGGTCCAGAAGTTTTGCTCCAGCACACGTGGCTCTAAACAATGACGATAACGATATGTGTGATGGACTAACACCAATTCACGACGATGAGCTGTTTTTCGACATTCCAACGGTGAGTAATCAGCAGCAGATTGAAAATGATCTTGAGGCGGACAATTCTCGGCAAATATACGTGGTGGATGCAAATCGTGCTACAATTAGCAATGGCTGGCGGACACGGTCGGCTGAGATGCAagtacagcagcagcagcgtccACCGCGTCCCAGGAATGCTTTGTACCAGTACTATGGACAGCGGATCATGACGCACATTCTCGACAGTGTATTGGACAATTCGAGACGGTTGTCGCATCACAACATCAAGCTGTTGAGACCAAACTCCCTGGATGACCGCTACGACCATAGACCGTTCTTTACGTACTGGGTGAATACGACGCAGGTGCTTGTATTGCTGCTGATGATGTTATGTTATGGAATTGGCCCGATAGGAATCGGTTACGAGCAGAAGAGTGCACAGGTTTTGGTTACGAGCTTAAGTTTGCAAACG GTGCAACATTATGAGCAACGAAACGTTTGGATCGGACCTCGAGGCGAAGATTTAGTCCACGTGGGAGCAAAGTATGCAGCATGCATGCGCAGGGACACCAAGGTGATGGAATTGATTTCGAAAACTCGAAAGCAAGAACGAGAAACTGCATGTTGTATACGAAATGACGATTCCGGATGTGTTCAAAGTTCGCAAGCTGACTGTTCTGTTCGCGGACTGTGGCCGACG ACCATTTCGACGTGGAAGAAGTGGTCCCCTGGAGATTCGGGCCCCGGTGGTCGAATATCCGGTAGTGTTTGCGGCCTAGATCCAAAATATTGCGAAGCTCCGGCTTCGATAGCACCACACGAATGGCCAGACGACATAACCAAATGGCCTATCTGTAGGAAAAATAAtcaagtttcgcaaaaatttcgcttcaaagatCACACGGCAGAGCATATGGTCTGCGAGGTGATCGGTCATCCATGCTGCGTCGGTATATCCGGAGAGTGTCGCATCACCACCAGGGAGTACTGTGATTTTGTGCGAGGATATTTTCACGAAGAAGCCTCGTTGTGTTCACAG GTTTCTTGTTTAAATGACGTGTGCGGCATGTATCCGTTCATCGCCACCGACATTCCGGATCAGTTCTACAGACTGTTCACGTCACTGTACCTTCACGCCGGTATAATGCACGTTGTGCTAACCTTTGCCTTCCAGCATATCCTCCTATCGGATCTGGAGCGTTTGCTGGGCTCACTTCGGACGGCGATCTTGTACATTGGTTCCGGTATAGCCGGCAACCTTAGTAGTGCAATTTTCACACCGTATAGACCGGAG GTCGGTCCACTGCCATCGCTTGCGGGAACGCTTTCCTCGCTGCTAACGCTGTTAATTCTTTGCCACTGGCGCGGCCTAAAGCGTCCTCATCTGGCACTGCTAAAGCTAATCGTTATCGGTGTTTTGGTCTTCGGGATGGGCACGCTTCCGTGGCAGCAAAATTTTACCGGATTGGTGGCGGGCTTGCTGTTCGGAATGACCTTCACCCTTGCCCTCACGCCGTACGTACACGTGAGAAGATACAGCAGAAAGAGAAAG ATAAATCTTATATGGACCTGTTTCGTTCTTCAATTCGTACTGTATGCCTTTATGTTCCTAGCGTTCTACCTattttcgacgccattttcgCTCAACTTCGTAGACGGTAATCAGATCGCCAGCGTAACCGACAACGGCGGTTTGCATGATCATTTCAATCCGTACGATACGTTCAACTACTTCAACACCAAAAACTCCGATAGCACGGGATCGCCGGGATCGGGATCCGGAACCGGTGGCGGGTCGGCGGGTGGATCCGGACGTGGCGAAGGGGCTGGCCGATATGGCAACGGAGGTGGTGCTATCAGTATGTCAGGTGGAACGATCAAAAACATTAACCCGAAATACAATAATATACATAGTAGCAGCAGTATCGGAGCCGGTGCAGGGGGTGGTGGTGGCAGTACTAATCTCAACGCTAGACCCAACAGCCACACTCATAAATTGGTAGCTATATGTGAGAAAGGACAGTGCAACCCACGCCCGAACGCATGA
- the LOC128737299 gene encoding tRNA pseudouridine(38/39) synthase, producing MDYCVNVVKKTKRHSREELEGISKEQLIDRVIQLESQNFQLKNIIQKATGSKAVEDRKDQEKQRKFDFSKCHKRHILLRFYYLGWDYQGYASQEDSANTIEYHLFNALTRVCLIENRETSNYHRCGRTDKGVSAFHQVVSLDVRSKFAPEKQLEPESITAELNYCQLLNRVLPQDIRCIAWMPMVNPVYSARFDCNSRTYRYFFPRGELDVPAMQQASHFLVGLHDFRNLCKMDVGNGVVTYMRKVYDASIKESRRDGEQGNYDMLFFELRGKAFLWHQVRCIMAILILVGQGKEKPNVVKELLDVESNPRKPQYSLASDLPLNLYECEFRRKGTFDPEVFDKNAPIVEEDDNLDGESDLRPWVYEEESLSRTIVELQALWASSSVKSTMCREMLKSLQLIYSKHFETMPVPNFQTASLLQGVQRKDYIPLMERKKCESLENRIEHYSKKRRIQVNQKEDINSPEVDPLS from the exons ATGGATTATTGTGTAAATGTGGTAAAGAAAACTAAGCGACATTCTCGAGAGGAATTAGAAGGAATTTCTAAAGAG CAACTGATAGATCGAGTCATTCAGCTAGAATCCCAAAACTTTCAACTTAAGAACATCATACAGAAAGCAACTGGATCAAAGGCAGTTGAAGACCGCAAGGACCAGGAGAAACAacgaaaattcgatttttccaa GTGCCACAAACGGCACATTTTACTGCGTTTCTACTATCTCGGTTGGGACTATCAGGGCTACGCTTCACAAGAGGACTCGGCGAATACTATTG AGTATCACCTGTTCAATGCGCTAACCCGCGTGTGTTTGATCGAGAATCGTGAAACTTCCAACTACCATCGATGTGGTCGTACCGACAAGGGTGTCAGTGCGTTTCATCAGGTCGTCAGCTTAGACGTGCGGTCCAAGTTTGCTCCGGAAAAGCAACTGGAACCGGAATCGATCACTGCCGAGCTCAATTATTGCCAGTTGTTGAACCGGGTGCTGCCGCAGGACATTCGTTGTATCGCGTGGATGCCCATGGTCAACCCGGTGTATAGTGctcgtttcgattgcaactcACGAACATACCGGTATTTTTTCCCTCGCGGGGAATTGGATGTGCCAGCAATGCAACAGGCAAGCCACTTTCTAGTGGGATTGCACGATTTCCGCAATCTGTGCAAAATGGACGTTGGAAATGGTGTGGTTACATATATGAGGAAAGTTTATGATGCTTCTATCAAGGAGTCGCGACGAGATGGGGAACAAGGAAACTACGATATGCTGTTCTTTGAGTTGCGTGGCAAGGCTTTCCTTTGGCATCAGGTTCGATGTATTATGGCTATTCTGATCCTAGTTGGACAGGGAAAGGAAAAACCGAACGTTGTTAAAGAGTTGCTTGATGTCGAAAGCAATCCCCGGAAACCACAGTACAGTCTGGCCAGTGATTTGCCTCTTAACTTGTACGAATGTGAGTTCCGCAGAAAAGGCACCTTTGATCCAGAAGTTTTTGATAAAAACGCACCAATCGTCGAAGAAGATGACAACTTGGATGGGGAATCTGACTTGCGGCCATGGGTGTATGAAGAGGAAAGCCTCTCGCGGACGATTGTAGAGCTTCAAGCGTTGTGGGCTTCCAGTAGCGTTAA ATCAACTATGTGTCGAGAAATGCTCAAATCCTTACAGTTAATATATAGTAAACATTTTGAAACAATGCCAGTGCCCAACTTTCAAACTGCTAGTCTGCTTCAGGGTGTGCAACGTAAGGACTACATTCCCCTGATGGAACGTAAAAAATGCG aGAGTCTCGAGAATCGAATTGAACACTATTCTAAAAAACGCCGCATTCAGGTGAACCAGAAGGAAGACATCAATTCGCCGGAGGTTGATCCGCTTAGTTAG